In the genome of Manis javanica isolate MJ-LG chromosome 17, MJ_LKY, whole genome shotgun sequence, one region contains:
- the ZNF615 gene encoding LOW QUALITY PROTEIN: zinc finger protein 615 (The sequence of the model RefSeq protein was modified relative to this genomic sequence to represent the inferred CDS: inserted 2 bases in 1 codon; deleted 1 base in 1 codon), which produces MRMESGFGCGLRLLSLPAVSGEERGQESLTFGDVVVDFSREEWQFLAPAQKSLYRDVMLENYRNLVSVGYPASKPDALSKLERREELWTLEDEIHSQICPEMRKFGDPLQCHLQNQSMQKSVEECCEYMFANIVNHSKSHFHLKQNCDMLDSCEKPLKSDLSFENQNRSCNLEKSAEFHGHGKPLLHANHEQFYTEIKCSVSAKHNTSQVTKQQGTHNIEKAYTCCKSGKAFIKISQFTDHHRVHTREKPHGCSMCGKAFSRKSRLTEHKRVHTGLKHYECPKCDTAFLKKSQFNIHKKTHMGEKPYTCSECGKAFIKNCRLIYHQQTHTGEKPHGCSLCGKAFSTKFSLNTHQKTHTGEKPYTCSQCGKGFIEKRRLTAHHRTHTGEKPFICNQCGKGFTLKNSLITHQQTHTEEKLYTCNECGKAFSVKHCLIIHQRTHTGEKPYTCSECGKGFTLKSPLIRHQRTHTGEKPYVCAVCGKGFTMKSDLIVHQRTHTAEKSYIRSDCGKGFTVKSRLIVHQRTHTGEKPYVCSECGKGFPAKIRLIGHQRTHTGEKPYICSECGKGFTEKSHLNVHRRTHTGEKPYICNECGKGLTGKNMLIAHLRTHTGEKPSICNECGKGFTMKSTLGIHQQTHTGEKPRKCSECGKAFRKRTCLIQHQQFHTGKTSFACAECGKFSLRKNDLITHQRIHTGEKPYGCSECGXAFTTKSGLNVHQRKHTGERPYGCSNCGKAFAHLSILVKHKRIHR; this is translated from the exons ATGCGGATGGAAAGTGGCTTCGGTTGTGGGCTCCGCCTTTTGTCGCTGCCGGCGGTGTCTGGAGAGGAACGGGGTCAG GAATCCCTGACATTCGGCGATGTGGTCGTGGACTTCAGCCGGGAGGAGTGGCAGTTCCTGGCCCCCGCTCAGAAGAGCCTGTACCGGGACGTGATGCTGGAGAACTACAGGAACCTGGTGTCAGTGG GGTATCCAGCCTCCAAACCAGATGCACTCTCCAAGTTGGAACGCAGAGAGGAACTTTGGACATTAGAAGATGAAATTCACAGTCAAATCTGTCCAG AAATGAGGAAATTTGGTGATCCTCTGCAATGTCACTTGCAAAATCAAAGCATGCAGAAGAGTGTGGAAGAATGCTGTGAATATATGTTTGCAAATATTGTTAATCACAGCAAAAGTCATTTCCATTTAAAGCAAAATTGTGATATGCTTGACTCATGTGAAAAACCTTTAAAATCAGATTTAAGTTTTGAAAACCAGAACAGAAGCTGTAACTTAGAGAAGTCTGCTGAGTTTCATGGACATGGGAAACCTCTTCTCCATGCTAACCATGAACAGTTTTATACTGAAATTAAATGCTCTGTAAGTGCAAAACACAATACATCCCAGGTTACTAAGCAACAGGGAACTCACAACATAGAGAAAGCCTATACATGCTGCAAAAGTGGGAAAGCCTTCATCAAGATTTCTCAGTTCACTGATCATCACAGAGTTCATACTAGAGAGAAACCTCATGGATGCAGTATGTGTGGGAAAGCCTTCTCCAGAAAATCCAGGCTAACTGAACATAAGCGAGTTCACACAGGGCTGAAACATTATGAATGTCCTAAATGTGACACAGCCTTCCTCAAGAAATCGCAGTTCAATATACATAAGAAAACTCATATGGGAGAGAAACCTTACACATGTAGTGAATGTGGGAAAGCATTCATCAAAAATTGTCGGCTCATTTATCATCAACAAactcatacaggagagaaaccccATGGATGCAGTCTATGTGGGAAAGCCTTCTCTACAAAGTTTAGTCTCAATACACATCAGAAAACTCATACAGGAGAAAAACCTTATACATGCAGCCAATGTGGAAAAGGCTTCATTGAAAAGAGGCGTCTTACTGCACATCATCGAACtcatactggtgagaaaccctTTATATGCAATCAATGTGGGAAAGGTTTCACCCTGAAGAATAGTCTTATTACACATCAGCAAACTCATACAGAAGAGAAACTGTATACATGcaatgaatgtggaaaagccttttcAGTGAAGCACTGTCTTATCATACATCAGCGgactcatactggagagaaaccctatacTTGCAGT GAGTGTGGAAAAGGCTTCACCTTGAAGAGCCCTCTGATCAGACATCAACGAACACATACAGGAGAGAAGCCCTATGTGTGCGCTGTATGTGGGAAAGGCTTCACCATGAAAAGTGATCTCATTGTGCATCAGCGAACTCACACTGCGGAGAAATCCTACATACGCAGTGACTGTGGAAAAGGCTTCACTGTGAAAAGCCGCCTAATTGTGCATCAGCGAactcatacaggagagaaaccctatgtGTGCAGCGAATGTGGCAAAGGCTTCCCAGCAAAGATCCGGCTGATTGGACACCAGCGGactcatacaggagagaaaccctatatATGCAGCGAATGTGGCAAAGGCTTTACAGAAAAGAGTCATCTCAATGTACATAGGCGCACTCATACAGGAGAGAAGCCCTACATATGCAATGAGTGTGGTAAAGGCTTAACTGGAAAAAACATGCTCATTGCACACCTGCGAACACATACTGGGGAGAAGCCGTCCATATGCAATGAGTGTGGAAAGGGCTTCACCATGAAGAGCACTCTCGGTATACATCAGCAaactcacactggagagaaaccacgcaaatgcagtgaatgtgggaaagccttcaggaAGAGAACATGCCTCATACAACATCAGCAGTTTCACACAGGAAAGACTTCCTTTGCATGTGCTGAATGTGGAAAATTTTCTTTGCGTAAAAATGATCTCATTACCCATCAGAGAAttcacacaggagagaagccaTATGGATGCAGTGAATGTGG AGCTTTCACCACAAAGTCAGGGCTCAATGTTcatcaaagaaaacatacaggagAGAGGCCCTATGGGTGCAGCAATTGCGGGAAAGCTTTTGCCCACTTGTCAATCCTAGTTAAACATAAGAGAATTCACAGGTAG